A window from Kovacikia minuta CCNUW1 encodes these proteins:
- a CDS encoding alpha/beta fold hydrolase — protein MPIIDILGVPHAYELTEPTHSREVLVFIHGWLLSRSYWQPLIELLSSDFQCLSYDLRGFGASQLTQQVNLQQMSADYSLAAYARDLGILLKSLNLSHVWLVGHSLGGSIALWGADHLPELIQGVICINAGGGIYLKEEFERFRSVGQRLVKFRPRWLCYVPLLDLLFTRASVAKAIAPRWGRQRLIDFVVAHPEAALGTLLDSTTEVEVHLLPQIVARLKQPVYFIAGSQDPIMEPQYVNHLASFHPLFQGCGANVMEIPNCGHLAMVEQTDVVAAQIRTILARK, from the coding sequence ATGCCAATCATAGATATTTTGGGCGTTCCGCACGCCTATGAATTGACGGAACCAACTCATTCAAGAGAAGTTTTGGTCTTTATACATGGCTGGTTACTCAGCCGTTCCTACTGGCAACCGTTAATTGAGTTGCTGTCGTCTGATTTTCAGTGTTTGTCCTATGATCTGCGTGGGTTTGGGGCTTCTCAATTGACGCAGCAGGTAAATTTGCAGCAGATGAGCGCTGACTACAGCCTGGCTGCTTACGCACGGGATTTGGGGATTTTACTAAAGTCGTTGAATCTTTCGCATGTATGGTTAGTGGGTCACTCTTTAGGCGGGAGTATTGCGCTTTGGGGGGCAGATCACTTGCCAGAACTGATTCAAGGTGTGATTTGCATCAACGCGGGTGGTGGAATTTACCTAAAGGAAGAATTTGAGCGATTTCGATCGGTGGGACAGCGCCTGGTAAAATTTCGCCCCCGTTGGCTCTGCTATGTACCCTTGCTGGATTTGCTATTTACACGAGCGAGTGTGGCAAAGGCGATCGCCCCCCGTTGGGGGCGGCAACGGTTGATTGATTTTGTAGTGGCTCACCCAGAAGCGGCACTGGGAACGTTACTGGATTCCACAACTGAGGTAGAAGTCCACCTTTTGCCTCAAATCGTCGCCCGTCTGAAGCAACCCGTGTATTTCATTGCCGGATCGCAAGATCCAATTATGGAGCCCCAATATGTGAACCACTTGGCGAGCTTTCATCCCCTATTCCAGGGCTGCGGCGCGAATGTGATGGAAATTCCTAACTGTGGGCACCTGGCAATGGTGGAACAGACCGATGTAGTTGCCGCCCAAATTCGGACAATTTTGGCTAGAAAATAG
- a CDS encoding ABC transporter permease, producing MPCWRSRRSVARNRISTKIPQLLPLVGGSILISTLLTLIYTNSLIVQPPVWYDPQYVIPLAGIVLGNAMNGAALAGERLVSTLNSSQLEIETHLSLGATPQQAVARYRKDAIRAGLIPTLNTMMVVGIVTLPGIMTGQLLSGIDPLTATAYQILIMFMLAFATLVTTSLVTWGICQKFFNQAAQLNLW from the coding sequence GTGCCATGTTGGCGATCGCGACGATCGGTAGCCCGTAACCGCATCAGCACAAAAATTCCTCAACTGCTGCCCCTGGTTGGTGGTTCTATTCTAATCAGTACCCTGTTAACCCTAATTTATACGAATTCGCTGATCGTTCAGCCTCCGGTCTGGTATGACCCCCAGTACGTGATCCCCTTAGCTGGAATTGTACTGGGCAATGCCATGAATGGAGCAGCTTTAGCGGGAGAGCGGTTAGTGAGCACGCTGAACAGCAGTCAGCTAGAAATTGAAACCCACTTAAGTCTGGGAGCAACCCCACAGCAAGCGGTTGCCCGCTACCGCAAAGACGCAATTCGCGCTGGATTAATCCCCACCTTGAACACGATGATGGTGGTAGGCATCGTTACTTTGCCAGGAATCATGACGGGTCAACTTCTTAGTGGTATCGATCCACTCACGGCAACGGCATACCAGATCTTGATTATGTTCATGCTGGCGTTTGCCACACTGGTTACGACATCGCTCGTTACCTGGGGCATTTGTCAAAAGTTCTTCAACCAGGCGGCTCAACTAAATCTGTGGTAA
- a CDS encoding ABC transporter permease translates to MNSPLQLIWALGLMAIAIALSAWQRLGLEWDLAIATGRTIIQLLVVGYVLAAVFAIREPWLVLAVLGAMLAIATIGSP, encoded by the coding sequence ATGAATTCTCCTCTTCAACTGATTTGGGCACTGGGTCTGATGGCGATCGCGATTGCCCTTTCAGCATGGCAACGGTTGGGGTTGGAGTGGGATTTGGCGATCGCAACTGGAAGAACCATTATTCAATTGCTGGTTGTAGGTTACGTGCTGGCAGCAGTGTTTGCTATTCGCGAACCCTGGTTGGTGCTGGCAGTTCTGGGTGCCATGTTGGCGATCGCGACGATCGGTAGCCCGTAA